atttgaagtaacattaatgctcatgatacttatcatgtcatgtttctgacaggcttgtgtgactcttatgtagacacctccaaaataaagtgttaccaagtttTTCAAGTGCAAGAGAGTTTGACAGTCCTGCCAAACAGGCTTGCAGACTTGGTCTCGTAACAGATTTCCAGTATTTGGCTATGGtgtgttttgcttttaaaaaacaatagacAACCATTTTCTTATCAGTATTACTTAGAAGACAATCCACAGGAAAAAATCCAAGAATGCACAGTTTGGGGCGTATGATTAACTTTACTCCAGTGACATGGGAAATTACCTCCAATACCTCTATCCAGAAGGGCTGGATAATTGGGCAATTCCAAAGGCAATTAAAAAAGTGTGCCCTTCATTCTGCATTTACTACATACAAAACTctccattttttattgctaatctgctagctagcatgctaacggtAATGCTAACCCATCTCAATCTCTTCCTCCCACCAGCACTGTTACATGGGAAGCTAACATGGGAGGCCATGATGATGAAGATATGCCATATGTtgtgaataaacaaaaacaagatgaagaGCTAAAGAACAAGCTGAATGACAGCAGCCACTGGTGCGACCAGGACTCTACTGGCAATAATGCCAAGTGGGTCAAAGAAGGCCGGAACCAGCTGCGGAAGGAGGCAGAAAACCAACAGGACCAGGACCACAACTGCAATATCAGCCAGAATGGGAACAATGATGACTTCCCTCACCAGAACACCACTCAGGAAGAACAACAGGGAAACGAGGAGCAAACCAAGTCTCCCAAAATAGCAATGACCCCTGGCCTCAGTCAGGAGGAGTCCAAGAACATCCTTAATGAGCCATTACTCATCAACACTCTGGAGTCCAACGAAGAGAAAGATAAAGAGAGAGCAGAAGATGATAAAGAGAAGGAAAAGACATCTGAGGAAGACGAAGAGACATCAGGTGATACCAGAGGCGAGATGGAGACAACAGAACAGAGTGATGTGGAGTCTCAGAGAGAGGGCAGTGTTGTGGGAAGAAATGCCTGCCTCCTGTTCTCCAACATGAATGGCTCACCAAATGATGAAGAGCCCAGCTGGCCTGCACTGTCTCAGGACAACACAGCTGACAGCTCTCCAAATGGCAACAGAGGTAAATAGACGTGCATGGATTAGATGTTCAGCACACACATTATGCTACAATACAACGTTTTGACATGCTTAAAAGATCAGTTGGATGTCACAGCTTGCAACatacatgaaaacaacaaaccaTTACAGATTGGGAAGACATGATGATAATTATGGTATATGCTCTAATTTTCACAAAATTTGTACTGGCATACTGCGCATCAAGGAGATTAATTGTCGATTGAATAAAAGGGCAGCACTTTGCTTTCAAGccccctttttttggtaatgtttgtTTAACACTGATGCAGTTTTAAGTAGATATAAGCATTCATGATTAATGTACTTAACAACTATAATTCCTCCTGTGGCAAAGAACCCATAAGAGAAGGCTGGTGTATAAATAGATAATGAATGAGATTATAGTTGAACATAACTGTAATAATATCAATGATGCCTTTTTAGGAGGAGATACAATTGCTGACAATTACTATACATTACTAAAAGATGTGCTTATATCTACTTAAGACTACATCATAGTGTTACATTGTTGTGTACTACTTCTAAAGGCTAAACAGGGAGATCCAAGGTAAAGTATTATTACATAGAGCAggcatgttttgatatttttagctGCCAATTAGATGTCTGTCTTTATTTTGCACAGTGAATGGGATCTGTACATTTACTGCACCCTTTCTTTCCATTTAAAAACCTTCAATTTGATTTGGACTGTGTGCAACATAATATTGTatccattttgtttttctaataatttgcTGATTACAGAAAGAGACCAAGGCCCTCAGTTTCACTTATACACATTCATAATCTTCAAACAAAGCTTAATCCGTAATCTTTTACTACCAATATATCTTTATGATTTTGATTTGTTAGTTGAAGTTTGGTGAATCTCTTCAAGCTATGCATTGGAGACTTATTTCCATGCTTTCTGTTCTTGTGCAATGTTGATTTGGTGCATCAGGTTGAACATTGTGGTTCATGAAGCCAGTgcgcttttttcttcttccttttatCCGCATCAGTATTCAGTAATATTATACTAGTATATAGTAACATATAGTAGCTGAAGATAGCAGCGTATAGTGTACAAGCCAGATTGCATATCtacaaaagtgaaaatgaatttaaatgaaaaagtaaatttaaaacaTGAGcatatgtttgtatatatagGACAAAGAGGTTTTTAAAACGATTGCAGTCtcaattttgttcttttactgtgCCCAAACTGTTTTGGAATCTAGTTTGTTGTATAGTAGTAATAATCTTATCTCCTCATTATTTTCAGTATTCTGTACTATTGTTTTAGGTCAGAACACTCAGAGAGACATAAAAGTAAGAAAAGATATCTGAGGTTATTGGTTATTAAGTTTATAAGGAAAGTACTGGTCACTGTGAATCATTAGTTCTGTGTTTACACTCCAGTTTATTCCATTGTTAGACACCATACCACACTAATTTTAAGGATCAACGACTTTAGTGCTGTCTactctgcatatatatatatatatatataacaaactCCCTGTTTTAACCCGACATTAACAATGTGCCTTTCTCGTGTTTCTCTTTTGCTCCATGCCTTTCAGAGTCCTTTTGGGATTCCAGTGCCTTTGAGACGGACACAGACCTGCCTTCAGGATGGATGAGGGTGCGGGATACATCAGGAACATACTACTGGCACATCCCCACAGGCACCACCCAGTGGGAGCCTCCTTCACCCCTGGGTAAAGTTGGCGACTCCATGATGTCCTCGACTATGTCCCTGGAGACAACCCCCTGTGAGGAGACTGAGGTGAGGTCTAACATACATTTTTCTTGGATCGAGGCAAATGGCATGTGACTTTGTAGACTCTAATATCATCTGTTCAATTTGCCAGGAATCCTGGGCTCACCTCTCCAGTGCAGAGGAAGGAGTCGGTGAAGGGGAACTGTGGAATGTAAGTTGTGACAAGAATCTAATTTATCTTACTCAAACTACATGATGGATGgttttgtacatatttttacatttttgcaacAACAAATATTTTTGGATTGGACTGTATGTCAAGTTGACatatatgaaaatgtaaaaacttctGTTTTTGACTGCTTTTCTTCTTGCATGTGTCttcaggaggagggagaggttACATCTGATCAAAGTCTGAAGGAGTTTGAAGGGGCAACTCTACGCTATGCATCCATCAACCTGAAGTATGTGCTGTTAAACCTTTGTGATTAGTCAATAGTCTGTATTTAGTATATTGTCACCtgttcttattttcttttggtCACTTATCCTTATCTCTTTCCCTCTTCCTCATCGTAGTTACAATTGCTCCCAGTCTGAGGAAGAAGAGAAGCTCGCTCCTCTCTGCACAGATTTAGAAACTAAGGTAGGGAACTAAGCTTTGTTGTTATATCCTTCCACCTTTTAATGTCCCTGCTGTAAGGCTCCTGGCGTCTAAATGTTTCACTTACGGTGAGCTGAGTGACGAGTGTCTTTGGGATTTGTTTTGCCCGGCTTGTTTCTCATACTCGCCGTATTCTGTTGTGTGGCGTGTTCTCAAGTTTTGTTGTCGCATGTCTTGCAAACAGCgagttttacatctttttgggaaactgtgaaaaaaattcCAGACCGGAGAAGTCATACTGCCAGCTTCATTCATGATGAGAGCAGAAAAACAGTCGTGGGTAATTAACGTCATGCGCGGACAACAAAACAGTCTCATATAATTTATGTCACGCAGAGAAAAACGGTctcgtgtaaaaaaaaaaaatatatatatatatatatatatatataaatatgcgATCAGCTTTTCTGATCGACACTTTGAGAGCCCGACGATCAACCTGTTTAGGGTCCATATCGGCCGATAATGATTGCCGGCTGATCGATCGAAGCATCCCTACTCAGAACTGCTCCTTGAATGCTGCACTGAggcaaaaaaaactgctcaaattggtcaaattacattttttccctgGGATTAATGAAGTATGCCTtatattattagtttttgtttttcatccagaaaaaagcaaaaacagttGATATTTTTACACGTTTTGGGTGGGTTGACCTGTAAGATCAAGTGATAACTTTTCTTTATGTTTGTAGCAGAGCAAGCATTTTTTAGTCATGAAGTAAGCAACACCACTAAAGTTGAGAATTTGTGCACGTAAGCGCTGCCTAGGAAGGAATTGTTACAATCCTCACTTAACTGTTCTTTATGTTCCCTGTACTGTCCTGCTTTGTGCTAATGTGCCGTATATTTCTATGGTCAGTGTTTTGCAGTGCGTTCCCTGGGCTGGGTAGAGATGTCTGAGGAGGACATGGTACCCGGCAAGAGCAGTGTTGCTGTCAACAACTGCATCAGGCAGCTCTCTTATCACAAACACAACCTTCATGACACTGCCGGTATCTGGGGAGAGGTGAGTGGATTTTACTCAGTCCTGTAATGTCCACTTTGATGTCGATGCATTCGAAAATGCCATTAACTTGGTCACactctgaattatttatttgtgtgcagTCCACAAATGCCTCTGATAGCTGAAATGGTTTTTAGCCAGGCTGCGTATGCTAAGAGTGTGTGTCATGACAGGGTAAGGACATGCTGATGGTGCTGGAGAACGACACTATGAAACTGATCGATCCACTGGGCCAGACTCTGCTTCATGCTCAGCCCATTGGCAGCATCCGTGTTTGGGGTGTTGGCAGAGACAACGGCAGGTCAGTATCCACAGTACAAGACCAAAATGATGATGGCAGAACTACATGTGATTTATTtagccctttttttttaaaggaccaGTGCATAGCGTTTAGGAGGATCAGTTGGCagaaatggaatataatattcataattatgttttcatatCTGTATAAAATcaccttgtgtttttttattttacctgaaGGACACTGTAGGTTCCCTACATGCTTGTAAAGTGAGGGTTGAGGGCAAAGGTTTTCAGTTGGTTGCAATCTGCAACCTCACCACTAGATGCCACTGAATCCTACACACTGGTCCTTTTTATATTTGCTTTAAAAAggctttattttttcattgacAAACCAAGTACaatcataaagtaaatataaCTGAATAACcatgtatttttcatttgacatgaagaaaaaaatgtttgttttttacgtaATTTCTGTGAAGGTACTTGGTGAAAAGATATTTCTAGTGATaagtcttcaaaaaaaaaaaaaaagcatctctAACTTTCTTTGTCAGGCTTTTTCTCATATCTGAATCATGCTAAATGTATACTTAAGTTAATTAACTTCAGTCAGTGCTTGCCAAATATTCCCCCTGACTTGTGTTAGGACAGCAGCCCTTTCTGATTCATTCGAATGTTCTGCcataatgcatttattaatggttgattcatgtttaaaataacataCCACCTCCTGTAGTCATGACTCATTCGTGATTCAGAGGCTTGGCATTCCTAAAGAAATCTGTCATGACAGGCACATTGTACCCTTGTATGTACTTGTTATTGCAtgctgctgccctctgctggttcGTTTAGAGCATTACAGACAAAGATAACCCTGACTGTCTCTGCTTGCTtcctgtctcattctaacaatgctgtttttttctttcatgctGCATTTTCCAACATGAACAGGGAAAGGTATACAATAACGATTACTATCTTAAAGTGCTGTTGTGTGTACTTTGTGCTCTTAAGAAAGTATACTCGTTCAAATTGGGTCACACATTTATGCTGTATTAGTAATTCAATATGGAAATGTGACCTTTTTCATTTGATTTCACCTGCAGGGATTTTGCTTATGTGGCTCGAGACAACCTGACTCAAGTTCTGAAGTGTCATGTTTTCCGCTGCGACTCACCTGCCAAGAACATAGCCACCAGCCTACATGAGATGTGTTCAAAGGTCAGCCACAATTTggtttaattttgtttcattatgAATTCAATGCAATAACTTAGTTCATAACAAACCATGAATTTCTTACCCTGgaattaacatattttcttcacctttttttcccctttagaTAATGCTGGAGAGAAAGGCGACCAAGCCAGGGGTGAGCAGGCTCAGCTCGGACCCGGGTAACCCTGTGGTCGTCCCTATTGAAGGTAAAGCTTTAGGGCCTTTCACACTTTGAATAAGCATATAATTAAAATCGTGGACACAGATCACTGAATTCTTCCTCCCTGTTTTAACAGAGTTTCCTGCTCCGAAAAATGAACTCTTCCAGCGCTTCCAAGTGTATTACCTTGGTTGTGAGGCTGTGGCTAAGCCAGTTGGTaagaaaacacatcaaatatataATAGTTTGTGTAATTACTTCAGCTGGTTGTGCCTTTAAATGTGTCCTGATAACAGTTAGGCTTTTGGTAAGGTTAATGTATAATGTGCTTTGTGTATCGTCTTGTGTTTTTCAGGTATGGATATAATCAATGACACGCTCGAGGCAGCGATCAATggcaaatgtaaaaatgactggaCCCCCGTTTCAGTGAATATCGCACCAGCCACCCTCACAATACTTTCAAAACAGGTAACACACATCAAGCTTTTCATCATGATGTATAAAtgttgcaaaaacatttcagttaaTATAATATATCCCTCTTAAGGTTGgggaataaaatgaaacattgcaaactatataaaaaaaggcaaaacaaacTCCACATGAAGTATTTAAAGAACACTCTATTcattgttttactgtcatttataTTTCTAACCCCAGAGTGAGGAGGTGCTGTCAGAGTGCAGGGTGCGTTTCCTGTCTTTCATGGGTGTGGGAAAAGACGTCCACGCCTTTGCTTTTATCATGGCGGAGGGTCCCCAAGATTTCACCTGTCACATGTTTTGGTGCGAACCCAACGCAGCCAGTCTGAGTGAGGCTGTACAGGCCGCCTGCATGGTGAGTTGACAACAAA
This is a stretch of genomic DNA from Centropristis striata isolate RG_2023a ecotype Rhode Island chromosome 4, C.striata_1.0, whole genome shotgun sequence. It encodes these proteins:
- the apbb1 gene encoding amyloid beta precursor protein binding family B member 1, yielding MGGHDDEDMPYVVNKQKQDEELKNKLNDSSHWCDQDSTGNNAKWVKEGRNQLRKEAENQQDQDHNCNISQNGNNDDFPHQNTTQEEQQGNEEQTKSPKIAMTPGLSQEESKNILNEPLLINTLESNEEKDKERAEDDKEKEKTSEEDEETSGDTRGEMETTEQSDVESQREGSVVGRNACLLFSNMNGSPNDEEPSWPALSQDNTADSSPNGNRESFWDSSAFETDTDLPSGWMRVRDTSGTYYWHIPTGTTQWEPPSPLGKVGDSMMSSTMSLETTPCEETEESWAHLSSAEEGVGEGELWNEEGEVTSDQSLKEFEGATLRYASINLNYNCSQSEEEEKLAPLCTDLETKCFAVRSLGWVEMSEEDMVPGKSSVAVNNCIRQLSYHKHNLHDTAGIWGEGKDMLMVLENDTMKLIDPLGQTLLHAQPIGSIRVWGVGRDNGRDFAYVARDNLTQVLKCHVFRCDSPAKNIATSLHEMCSKIMLERKATKPGVSRLSSDPGNPVVVPIEEFPAPKNELFQRFQVYYLGCEAVAKPVGMDIINDTLEAAINGKCKNDWTPVSVNIAPATLTILSKQSEEVLSECRVRFLSFMGVGKDVHAFAFIMAEGPQDFTCHMFWCEPNAASLSEAVQAACMLRYQKCLDARPPSLASCLPTPPADSVARRVKKGVQSLLGSFKSYRSGSQSP